The genomic stretch AGAGGTAGCATAGAAACCAAAGGTAAACCTAATGGagttgcagagctccacagcaaagactggaggatctgtccaagAACCACAATAAACTGTACACTACCTGGAGCTGGGCTGTATGGAAGAGTGGCCCGTAAAAAAGCTATTACTTAGTGTAGTGATTGAGACGGAGTTTCACCTTCAGCTAGGACAATGACCCCAagcatactgctaaagcaacactcggGCCATTTaggagaaaacatttaaatgtgttataATGGTCTGGTCGAAGTCCAGAactcaatccaattgagaatctgtggtttgACTTGAAGATCGCTGTTCACCAGTGAAATCTATCCAATATGAATGAGCTGGATCAGTTTTGCCTTGAGGAATGAGCAAAAATCCTTGTGACAAAATGTAGCGAGCTCATAGAGACTTATCCAAAATGACATGCAGCTGTTATTGGCACAAAAAGTGGCTCTACAAAATAcagattttctgttattttgttctatttcgtgtttgcttcacaataaaacaatacatttgaATTTGAGGTTGTGGGGCAACAAACCATGAAAACTGCCGAGGAGGTTGAATAGtttagcaaggcactgtatgtgCTATTGGCTCATGAATAAAATTGTATgcacttttttgtgttttcacctTAAACTTACCCTTTATGAGTTTACACATGACTTCATGGCACTTGTGTTTGAAGGCACACACATCATGGTAGTGTTTTGCACAGTCTGCACTCAGCAGTCCAGACAGGCAATGGCCATAATGCTGTCCCCACAGCTTCCTGTAATGCATTTACATGGTTCTATGCAATGCATCAACAATAAAACGTCATCATTGGATTACATAGAGTAATTGTGTCATCATTGGATTACATAGAGTAATTGTGTCAACCCTTGAGCCATGTGGACATACGGTTAGGTTTTTacaatgacagaaaaataagaCATTGCAATGACAATTCATCCTGTGTCTTTCTTTCCAGGATAATCACCTCAAGTACCTGCAGGATGACACATTCATGGATCTCCACAACCTGAGCCACCTCTTCCTGCACGGAAACCGTCTGTGGAGCCTCAACCAGAACACCTTCAGAGGACTTCAAGCCTTGGATCGCTTGCTTCTGCACAAAAATCAGATAGAGTGGGTTGACCGATTGGCCTTTCATGACCTGAAACGCCTCACTACCCTCTACTTGTTCAACAACACCCTCGTGGAGTTGTCTGGACAGTGTCTGGACATGCTTCCTGCCTTGGAATACTTGCGCCTCAATGACAACCCCTGGTCATGTGACTGTAAAGCTCTTTCACTCTGGGAATGGTTGAAACGTTTCAGAGGTTCAACTTCTTCGGTGGGTTGCCAGGCTCCAGTGAATATGGTTGGTAAAGACCTGAAAGAGCTGCGGAAGGAGGACTTCTCCAGCTGTTCTTCGACGGTTTCTGAGTCCAGATCTCAGACCAACAATTTATCTGGCACGGTCAATCCATCGATGAATCGTGGAGTTGCAGTGGGCTCTGGAGGTCAGACCCACATCGTGGATCCCTCAAGGCCTGGGCCTCCTAAAAATTGCACAAAGCCTCGTAACAGAGTGAGCAAGAAGAAGGGTGACAATGAGGTTCACCACTCAAAGGAGGTTATGTCAGACAAGGAGGATTCGTCCCCTTATTTCACAGAAGGGGGGAAACATGACCACACATCCCCAGATGGCACAGTC from Fundulus heteroclitus isolate FHET01 chromosome 18, MU-UCD_Fhet_4.1, whole genome shotgun sequence encodes the following:
- the rtn4rl1b gene encoding reticulon-4 receptor-like 1b, yielding MFKRGCGLEFLLVLCGLKFSWSCPLHCICYTAPSTVSCQAHNFLSVPDGIPPDSERIFLQNNKIHRLLPRHFSPNTVTLWIYSNNITYIEPSTFHGFTLLEELDLGDNRHLRSLAEDTFHGLSRLNALHLYRCGLSSLPNNIFKGLRNLQYLYLQDNHLKYLQDDTFMDLHNLSHLFLHGNRLWSLNQNTFRGLQALDRLLLHKNQIEWVDRLAFHDLKRLTTLYLFNNTLVELSGQCLDMLPALEYLRLNDNPWSCDCKALSLWEWLKRFRGSTSSVGCQAPVNMVGKDLKELRKEDFSSCSSTVSESRSQTNNLSGTVNPSMNRGVAVGSGGQTHIVDPSRPGPPKNCTKPRNRVSKKKGDNEVHHSKEVMSDKEDSSPYFTEGGKHDHTSPDGTVTRRKHKCSPRTTVRPPSGVQQANNKAPTFKTSLHIQALFVALIVTNIDPILR